Proteins encoded by one window of Anopheles maculipalpis chromosome 2RL, idAnoMacuDA_375_x, whole genome shotgun sequence:
- the LOC126559866 gene encoding nuclear transcription factor Y subunit beta, with amino-acid sequence MKQCVLITLGILMQLASLTICQRVAPGVNPNHYQQQQQYQPPPPQYQQAPQQQQPQYHQQPPQQQQQQQPQYQQQQQFQQQHQQPHQQQQQQQHHGEHGQQQVLHTGNLQQEKQHIAEHMEVPIDTSKMSEQELQFHYFKMHDSDNNNKLDGCELIKSLIHWHEQGKAQENSGHPQHEEKIFSNDELSALIDPILNSDDHNQDGFIDYPEFVRAQHKAAQQQQQDQQQQQQPHH; translated from the exons ATGAAGCAGTGCGTGTTGATAACCTTGGGCATATTGATGCAGCTTGCATCGTTGACTATTTGCCAACGTGTAGCACCTGGTGTTAATCCAAACCATTAT caacaacaacaacaatatcaGCCACCTCCTCCACAGTATCAACAAGCtcctcaacagcagcagccacaatatcatcaacaaccaccacagcaacagcagcaacaacagccccaataccagcaacaacaacaatttcagcaacagcatcagcagccacaccagcaacagcagcagcagcaacatcatggCGAGCATGGTCAGCAGCAAGTGCTTCATACCGGGAATTTACAACAAGAGAAACA GCACATTGCCGAACATATGGAAGTGCCGATTGATACGAGCAAAATGAGCGAAcaagaactacagttccattactTTAAAATGCACGAttcggacaacaacaacaagctgGATGGTTGTGAGCTGATAAAATCGCTCATCCATTGGCACG AACAAGGCAAGGCACAAGAAAACAGTGGCCATCCGCAGCACGAGGAGAAAATATTCTCCAACGACGAGCTGTCTGCGCTGATCGATCCGATTCTTAACTCAGACGATCATAATCAAGATGGTTTCATCGACTATCCGGAATTTGTGCGCGCACAACACAAAGCAgcccagcaacaacagcaagaccagcaacagcagcaacagccacaCCATTAG